A stretch of Chitinophaga caeni DNA encodes these proteins:
- a CDS encoding CHRD domain-containing protein, with amino-acid sequence MRLNPTYIFIMLLGACTFMGCDKEDHPEGFVMKFWNVQLSGANVVPSSEGNNSHAYALLYLRDDYQLYYDIYFDSLSKGSSPGVVEIRMGNAIENGETILTLDGNFQDGKLKGNVDFPKSLADSAINNDAYITVAGAGNGALARGQLAKEVVYTLDLPLTGDQVVPGVSTTATGTAYLRITEDFSVYFAIDCKNVPAGETLTGAHLHSATGDMLFNFASGPADFNVPKSGEGSNDILNALKKDAVYIDVHSDQHPDGLLRGNLR; translated from the coding sequence ATGCGCTTGAATCCAACGTACATTTTTATCATGCTCTTGGGGGCATGTACATTTATGGGGTGCGACAAGGAGGATCATCCTGAAGGGTTCGTGATGAAGTTCTGGAACGTACAGCTTTCCGGGGCCAACGTAGTTCCCTCATCGGAAGGAAATAACTCGCACGCGTACGCCTTATTGTATTTAAGGGATGATTATCAACTCTACTATGACATTTATTTTGATTCACTATCGAAGGGTAGTAGCCCGGGAGTAGTGGAAATCAGGATGGGGAATGCTATCGAAAACGGGGAGACGATACTCACCCTGGACGGTAACTTCCAGGATGGCAAATTGAAAGGAAATGTTGATTTCCCGAAAAGTTTAGCAGATAGCGCGATCAATAATGACGCCTATATCACGGTTGCAGGTGCCGGTAACGGCGCTTTAGCAAGGGGACAACTTGCAAAAGAAGTTGTTTATACACTGGATCTGCCTTTAACCGGGGATCAAGTTGTTCCGGGAGTTTCAACAACCGCAACAGGTACGGCTTACCTGCGCATCACGGAAGATTTTAGTGTTTATTTTGCAATCGATTGCAAGAATGTGCCTGCGGGGGAAACATTAACCGGGGCTCATTTACACTCTGCAACGGGTGATATGCTATTCAATTTCGCTTCGGGGCCTGCCGACTTCAATGTTCCAAAAAGCGGAGAGGGTAGTAACGATATCCTTAATGCGTTGAAGAAAGATGCAGTATACATAGATGTTCATTCCGACCAGCATCCTGATGGATTGCTAAGGGGAAATCTACGCTAA
- a CDS encoding hybrid sensor histidine kinase/response regulator transcription factor, with protein MFEYSWGKITRLLLCVLLILININGSYAQKHSVRFNKLGIAEGLPQNTVHCILQDAKGFVWIGTENGLCRYSNDAIKVYKHKIGDTSSIGNNSVLTLCEGKDQNIYIGTETGLNVYNPRTDKFSIVDSATLHRDVTCVFKDSKGNIWVGGPGYLYYLAPGMKQLQDAPFPLKGSFIVRGMAEDSLGRIWLGKGSELICYDPARAELIPVDAQLTHFENYGNSTIHTIAVKGDEVWFGTQKQGLWVYNFKNGQTRNYRSDDTPNSIATEMLKSICFVNDQVWVGTRKGLYILKDYNVTAHYVYDRFDQHSLPYNSVCSIIQSDDGTVWVGTYWGGVALVYPGNERVSHITPLMSGGIGMNGINTMGVQEDDAGNLWIATASGLNYYDRASNQFKYYHIPAVSGNINKDFIESIQVQPSGDLLVGTLEGLYHFDRGNKTFSEITLKSNPRTGRKYFYAVFDIETSRGGAYWIGTHTALFKLLPDGSIKEFPLYRNEPNSLLGEIHSLHEDAYGTLWIGTNEGLYYVPMGATQIYNYSSANGLSGTFVSAVYTDKNGTLWIGTEGKGLLYFNRNRDTLYSVNNTFNWDEVDTRGIVEDNTGNLWIASQDKISKITRNTQSIPYKKGDLDIATYTGDNWPGKNEYLSVYKDKSGMMLFCGIDGVTVFDPSTIVANTQPTRVILTDFLIKNLPVTIGDDSPLQQAISYTDELTLQHDQAYFTVKFATLNHANPAAIQYAYMMEGLKSDNMWHYVGKQTSATFTNLDPGVYTFKVKAANKDGLWSQEVRSLEIIVNPPFWRTWYAYFVYVLIAAGLLFWYYHYTYKTAFLKQEIKNQVIIREKEHELVQSKLDFFTNISHDIKTPLTLIMAPVEKLLQSPNSSEQDKRQLQFMQQNTERLMRLMDQLLDFRRLEEGGLPLTVEKGDLSMFCQTTLTAFEGLATKKGIQLQFDSCGKDTETYFDKDKVERMLFNLISNSIKFTPNGGLVKLSVQVGEQGKASIKVEDNGVGIAPGRFEKIFEQFQHFDDHKIQAGGTGIGLAFVKALVERHRGTIHVSSSQAIGQGYGKTCFEIYIPVNREAFKAEEILACHTGYYTQTIAPLAPELAIKVDAGDQKPQLLLVEDDPGLGQYLLELFNDNYSVSLATSGLEGWEQALEKLPDIIISDVMMPGMNGVEFCHRLKNDSRTSHIPIILLSARGTVSFIREGYETGADDYIAKPFNIALLQSRLQNLLLNRKQLRERFGKVITLGSSELEITGPDEIFLQGIVKYIEERIAEPNLQAEELAAKMCMSRMTLYRKLKALTNQSIVEFIRGIRLKRAAQLLSMQQYAVNEVAYMVGFSDVDYFRKWFKKEFGKTPTEFSKKEEVVS; from the coding sequence ATGTTCGAATATTCTTGGGGGAAAATTACCAGGTTATTGTTATGTGTATTGTTGATATTAATAAATATCAACGGCAGCTACGCCCAGAAACATTCCGTGCGTTTTAATAAACTGGGTATAGCGGAAGGGTTGCCGCAAAATACGGTGCACTGCATATTGCAAGATGCGAAGGGCTTTGTTTGGATTGGAACGGAAAATGGTTTATGCCGTTACAGTAATGATGCGATCAAGGTATATAAGCATAAAATCGGGGATACTAGTTCTATCGGGAACAATTCCGTTTTGACGCTTTGCGAGGGCAAGGATCAAAACATTTATATCGGAACTGAAACGGGATTAAATGTTTATAATCCCCGAACCGATAAATTTTCGATCGTGGATTCAGCAACTTTGCACCGCGATGTTACTTGTGTTTTTAAAGATAGTAAGGGTAATATATGGGTTGGCGGCCCGGGGTACCTGTATTACCTGGCGCCGGGGATGAAACAATTGCAAGATGCTCCCTTCCCCTTAAAAGGTAGTTTTATCGTGCGCGGCATGGCAGAAGATAGCTTGGGACGCATCTGGTTGGGCAAAGGCAGCGAGCTCATTTGCTATGATCCGGCCAGGGCAGAATTAATTCCCGTGGATGCGCAATTGACCCATTTTGAAAATTACGGCAACAGCACGATTCATACAATTGCGGTTAAGGGTGATGAAGTTTGGTTCGGTACCCAGAAGCAAGGTTTATGGGTATACAATTTCAAGAATGGACAAACTAGAAATTACCGCTCGGACGACACTCCCAATAGTATTGCCACGGAAATGCTGAAATCGATTTGTTTTGTAAATGACCAGGTTTGGGTAGGCACCAGGAAAGGGTTATACATTTTGAAGGATTATAATGTTACCGCGCATTATGTTTATGATCGGTTTGATCAGCACTCGCTCCCTTACAATTCCGTATGTTCTATCATCCAAAGCGATGATGGTACCGTATGGGTTGGAACCTATTGGGGCGGGGTAGCCCTGGTGTACCCGGGCAATGAGCGTGTTTCCCACATAACGCCCTTGATGAGCGGCGGAATCGGTATGAACGGCATTAATACCATGGGCGTGCAGGAAGACGATGCCGGTAACCTTTGGATCGCGACTGCTTCGGGGTTGAACTACTATGATCGTGCCAGCAATCAATTTAAATATTACCATATCCCCGCCGTATCAGGCAATATCAATAAGGATTTTATCGAGTCGATCCAGGTGCAGCCTTCCGGGGATTTACTCGTGGGCACGCTGGAAGGATTGTATCATTTTGATAGGGGAAATAAAACATTTTCTGAAATAACATTAAAATCAAACCCGCGAACGGGCCGAAAGTATTTTTATGCCGTTTTTGATATTGAAACATCGCGCGGGGGAGCATACTGGATCGGTACCCATACGGCTTTATTCAAATTGTTGCCCGACGGTTCTATAAAAGAATTTCCACTTTATAGGAACGAGCCTAATAGCTTATTGGGAGAGATTCACAGTTTACATGAAGATGCTTACGGTACGTTATGGATCGGTACAAATGAAGGATTGTACTATGTACCTATGGGGGCTACTCAAATATATAATTATTCAAGCGCCAACGGGTTATCCGGCACATTTGTATCCGCGGTTTATACCGATAAAAATGGTACACTCTGGATCGGGACGGAAGGGAAAGGCTTGTTGTATTTCAACCGGAACCGCGATACTCTTTATAGCGTAAATAATACATTCAATTGGGATGAAGTTGATACCAGGGGAATAGTAGAAGACAATACCGGTAATTTGTGGATCGCTAGCCAGGATAAAATTTCAAAGATTACCCGCAATACACAATCGATTCCTTATAAGAAAGGTGATTTAGATATCGCAACCTATACCGGTGATAATTGGCCGGGAAAAAACGAATACCTGTCCGTTTATAAAGATAAATCCGGCATGATGTTGTTTTGCGGTATCGATGGTGTTACAGTATTTGATCCAAGCACGATCGTTGCCAATACGCAACCGACCAGGGTCATTTTGACCGATTTTCTCATCAAGAATTTGCCGGTAACTATCGGCGATGATTCCCCGCTTCAACAGGCGATCAGCTATACAGATGAATTAACACTCCAGCATGACCAGGCATATTTTACGGTGAAGTTTGCTACCTTGAATCATGCTAATCCCGCCGCTATCCAGTATGCTTACATGATGGAAGGCTTGAAAAGCGATAACATGTGGCATTACGTGGGAAAGCAGACCTCGGCCACTTTTACAAACCTGGATCCCGGTGTTTACACGTTTAAAGTAAAAGCTGCCAATAAAGATGGGCTTTGGAGCCAGGAAGTCAGATCCCTGGAAATAATTGTAAATCCACCTTTCTGGCGCACCTGGTATGCATATTTTGTTTACGTATTAATTGCCGCGGGATTACTATTCTGGTATTACCATTACACTTATAAAACAGCATTTCTAAAACAGGAAATTAAGAACCAGGTAATCATAAGGGAGAAGGAACACGAATTAGTGCAATCCAAGTTGGATTTCTTTACCAATATTTCCCACGACATAAAAACTCCGCTGACATTGATCATGGCACCGGTAGAGAAACTTTTGCAATCGCCCAATTCCAGCGAACAGGATAAGCGGCAGTTACAATTCATGCAGCAAAACACGGAGCGCCTGATGCGGTTGATGGATCAGCTACTGGATTTTAGGAGGCTGGAAGAAGGCGGTTTACCATTGACCGTCGAAAAGGGAGATCTTTCCATGTTTTGCCAAACAACGCTAACGGCATTTGAAGGTTTAGCAACTAAGAAGGGCATTCAACTCCAGTTTGATTCCTGCGGAAAGGATACGGAAACGTATTTCGATAAAGATAAGGTGGAACGTATGTTGTTTAACCTTATCTCCAACTCGATCAAGTTTACACCTAACGGGGGACTGGTTAAATTGAGCGTGCAGGTTGGAGAACAAGGGAAAGCGAGCATTAAAGTAGAAGATAACGGGGTGGGGATTGCACCCGGAAGGTTCGAGAAGATTTTCGAACAATTCCAACACTTCGACGATCACAAGATACAGGCGGGCGGAACGGGCATCGGCTTGGCATTCGTTAAAGCCTTGGTAGAAAGGCACCGCGGAACAATACATGTAAGTAGCAGCCAAGCTATCGGGCAGGGATACGGTAAAACGTGCTTCGAAATATATATCCCTGTAAATAGGGAGGCATTCAAGGCCGAGGAAATATTGGCTTGCCATACGGGCTACTATACCCAAACAATAGCCCCCTTGGCGCCGGAATTAGCCATCAAGGTAGATGCCGGGGATCAGAAACCGCAACTATTGCTGGTTGAAGACGACCCGGGATTGGGGCAGTATTTATTAGAATTATTTAATGATAATTACTCGGTTTCCCTGGCAACCAGCGGGCTCGAAGGCTGGGAGCAAGCCTTGGAGAAATTACCTGATATCATCATTTCAGATGTGATGATGCCTGGAATGAACGGCGTAGAATTTTGCCACCGCCTAAAGAATGATAGCCGCACCAGCCACATCCCCATCATATTGCTGTCGGCAAGGGGAACGGTCTCCTTCATCCGCGAAGGGTATGAAACGGGGGCAGATGATTACATTGCGAAGCCCTTCAATATCGCCTTGTTGCAAAGTAGGTTGCAAAATTTGCTGCTGAACAGGAAACAGTTGCGGGAGCGTTTCGGGAAGGTAATAACCCTGGGTTCCAGCGAATTGGAGATTACGGGGCCGGATGAGATTTTCTTGCAGGGGATCGTGAAATATATTGAGGAAAGGATCGCTGAACCAAACCTCCAAGCGGAAGAATTGGCAGCCAAAATGTGCATGAGCCGGATGACCTTGTACCGCAAATTGAAAGCATTAACTAATCAAAGTATCGTGGAATTTATAAGGGGCATCCGTTTAAAAAGGGCAGCCCAATTGTTGTCAATGCAACAGTACGCTGTAAACGAAGTCGCTTACATGGTCGGTTTCTCCGATGTAGACTATTTCCGCAAATGGTTTAAGAAAGAATTTGGTAAAACCCCGACCGAATTTAGTAAGAAAGAAGAAGTGGTTTCGTAA
- a CDS encoding DUF481 domain-containing protein, which translates to MFFTLTKRKLTLFGILLFLLSSWSSSLSAQTDKLYLRNGTILNGTLRSINLGKINFDANDIGIVDVKITNARTLFATSFQYRVSTVHQDVMYGSILPGKDSGSIIFASGKDSVNVLLDDIVTLSKYRKGIMHQIEGNISAGYSFTKSSELGRINLDASLNTRSKNVALAFTGATITSIQGDSLARDLENASLQVSYYYLPDWYLLTYVNYQRNLSLGIGQRFQEALGTGYEFLKRSRMLASVGTGGILNQEKSLEGDRNYTFEIPLLLQYDLFLFSSPNLSFSFKQQLYFGISQKGRIREDGETRLSYEVISDLTISLVFYNNYDNQPPAGSVRNFDYNMVVNVGYKF; encoded by the coding sequence TTGTTTTTTACATTGACCAAGCGCAAGCTGACATTATTCGGTATCCTACTATTTTTACTCTCGTCGTGGAGTAGCAGTTTATCTGCACAAACCGATAAACTATATTTGCGAAACGGCACTATCTTGAACGGCACCCTGCGGTCCATTAACCTGGGTAAGATTAACTTCGATGCCAACGACATCGGTATCGTGGATGTGAAGATAACCAATGCCAGGACCCTCTTTGCCACCAGTTTCCAATACCGGGTATCTACCGTCCACCAAGACGTTATGTACGGCAGCATACTGCCGGGGAAAGATTCCGGCTCCATAATCTTCGCCAGCGGCAAAGACAGCGTCAACGTATTACTAGATGATATCGTAACACTTTCGAAATATAGAAAAGGTATCATGCACCAAATTGAAGGTAATATTTCGGCAGGATACAGCTTTACAAAGTCTAGCGAACTGGGTAGGATTAACCTCGATGCAAGCTTGAACACGAGAAGCAAGAATGTTGCATTAGCATTTACCGGGGCTACTATTACGAGTATTCAAGGAGATTCGCTTGCCCGCGATTTGGAGAATGCATCCTTACAAGTTTCTTATTACTATTTGCCGGACTGGTACTTACTAACCTATGTTAATTATCAAAGAAACTTGTCACTAGGCATCGGGCAACGTTTCCAGGAAGCGCTGGGAACGGGTTACGAATTCCTGAAAAGAAGCAGGATGCTGGCAAGCGTGGGTACAGGCGGTATCCTTAACCAGGAAAAAAGCTTGGAAGGTGATCGTAACTATACTTTTGAAATCCCCTTATTACTTCAATACGACCTTTTCCTATTTTCGTCGCCTAACTTGAGCTTTTCATTCAAGCAGCAGCTCTATTTCGGCATTTCTCAAAAAGGACGTATCCGTGAAGATGGGGAAACACGGCTTTCTTATGAAGTTATTTCAGACCTTACTATCAGCCTGGTATTTTACAACAACTACGACAACCAACCACCCGCGGGAAGCGTCAGAAATTTCGATTACAACATGGTGGTGAATGTAGGATACAAGTTTTAA
- a CDS encoding methyltransferase — MQHSSGTVRSIELIGHFWLSCCVYTAAKLNIADHLEQGGMHIGELSKKCGAAQEPLFRLMRALASGGYFEEARPKYFVLTPAADALRTNALPSMKAFVLSMMGEHFSSWGQLHYAVQTGKPAFDHCYGQSIWEYYSNHPAEGQNFMNAMTGLSNFAIPSIVQGYDYSNFNLIVDIGGGNGAMLTAILQASPQAKGIIFDAPYVIEHTAKLLAQSPVANRCQAHPGNFMESVPEGGDAYIMKYILHDWNDEEALQILQHCNRAMNKGGTLLAIDAVIPPGNDPFPGKLMDINMLVALTGRERTAEEFRQLFEAAGFQFNKIIHLPIPDVSIVEGKKI, encoded by the coding sequence ATGCAACATTCATCCGGCACGGTACGCAGTATAGAATTAATCGGTCATTTCTGGTTAAGCTGCTGTGTTTACACCGCTGCAAAACTCAATATTGCCGACCATTTGGAACAAGGCGGCATGCATATCGGGGAACTGTCTAAGAAATGCGGCGCAGCGCAAGAACCACTATTTAGGTTAATGCGGGCCTTGGCATCGGGTGGTTATTTCGAAGAAGCCCGTCCAAAATATTTCGTCTTAACCCCGGCAGCAGATGCACTTCGCACCAATGCGCTGCCATCCATGAAAGCATTCGTTCTTTCAATGATGGGAGAACATTTCAGTTCCTGGGGTCAACTACATTATGCCGTACAAACAGGCAAACCCGCGTTCGATCATTGCTACGGTCAAAGCATCTGGGAATATTACAGCAATCATCCCGCCGAAGGGCAAAATTTCATGAATGCCATGACGGGTTTGTCCAACTTCGCCATTCCTTCCATCGTGCAAGGATATGATTATAGCAATTTTAACCTAATAGTGGATATCGGCGGCGGGAACGGCGCTATGCTTACAGCCATTCTGCAAGCCTCCCCCCAGGCCAAAGGAATAATTTTCGATGCCCCTTACGTGATTGAACATACCGCGAAGTTATTGGCCCAGTCCCCCGTTGCTAACCGGTGCCAAGCGCATCCGGGGAACTTTATGGAATCTGTTCCCGAAGGCGGAGATGCTTATATCATGAAATATATTTTGCATGATTGGAATGATGAAGAAGCATTACAAATATTACAACATTGCAACCGGGCCATGAATAAAGGCGGCACCTTGTTGGCCATCGATGCCGTGATTCCACCCGGCAATGATCCCTTCCCGGGTAAGCTGATGGATATCAATATGCTGGTAGCGCTTACCGGCAGGGAGCGGACCGCGGAAGAGTTCCGGCAACTATTTGAAGCGGCTGGCTTCCAATTTAACAAGATCATCCACTTACCGATTCCAGATGTTTCTATCGTGGAAGGGAAAAAAATATAA
- a CDS encoding response regulator transcription factor, translating into MTRILIADDHAIVRVGLQQTLAKLYISTRVEEVASFDSVLAKIDEHPFDLLILDINLPGGNSLQMLDVLKLRQPNIKVLIFSGYAAQLYALDYLKAGADGYIEKHVEEQEVKHAIETVLNGEKYFDAKTRQLLLKHADDPKKTSNNPFDQLSSREIEVMNLLSKGYPLIKIAEMLHIQVTTVSTYKSRIFEKLNISNIVELVEKMRLYLP; encoded by the coding sequence ATGACCAGGATTTTAATTGCTGACGATCACGCCATTGTTAGGGTAGGCTTGCAACAAACCTTAGCTAAACTTTACATTTCCACCCGGGTTGAAGAGGTGGCCTCTTTTGATTCGGTATTGGCAAAAATTGACGAACACCCTTTCGATCTCCTCATCCTGGATATTAATTTACCCGGCGGTAATAGCTTACAAATGCTGGATGTATTAAAATTACGTCAACCTAATATCAAGGTATTGATATTTTCAGGTTACGCCGCCCAGTTATATGCATTGGATTACCTGAAGGCCGGCGCCGATGGATATATTGAAAAACATGTTGAAGAACAGGAGGTTAAGCATGCGATTGAAACCGTGTTAAACGGTGAAAAATATTTTGATGCCAAAACGCGGCAATTATTATTGAAGCATGCAGATGATCCGAAAAAAACATCCAATAATCCTTTCGATCAATTATCTAGCCGCGAGATTGAAGTAATGAATTTATTATCCAAAGGGTATCCATTGATCAAGATAGCAGAAATGTTACACATACAGGTGACCACCGTCAGTACTTATAAATCCAGGATTTTCGAGAAATTAAATATCAGTAACATCGTGGAATTAGTAGAAAAAATGCGGCTTTATTTGCCTTGA
- a CDS encoding sensor histidine kinase, with translation MQWNNLSPVNLLPGHKNIAILIVILFTGLLHVSPLKAQLRIPGYAVEHYTDENGLVQNSINFIAASNSGHIWAATEGGLLRFDGRNFVYYDKRNLALKSSRMSAMFPGTDGSDLYCITAQNDLISIKNATATVYGKELKPYKYCEMSDTLDHWILRSQPDLYINFSDDSEMWVPVGPNQYYRITSEAIISERIDSLSGKTGQFFSIPYDKNWLISRFFVLDQALFYLAKDGNLLKIENGSTREITLKLPGYSKTEQDESTVYWNFPAGQVFLRIGHSLYFLNKDASGSYLWEELMHGVDFNAKLIFDIFYDKEHARVFLGSKTKGLYVCTKKQFTTLLQGDEDQVYYALAPFGDSMIFSPKGYLFAPGKGAREIGIIDSLGLVNQLFTITKDHGGNFWLKNNNEIVALNPGLNKLLWRHEFRDFKYIKQIFVDEADDLYISFKYEGLYKMPTTGPYGRIEPVDTRLKDIDFIASDPGKELWVGTNKGLYIYNKQTGALDTLHAFDGMMLRSMQQFAPGSWIVTTYGKGAFIVKDRQVIAIPLDRKQYLLYSHCALFDSNGYCWISTNKGLFKMSLQDLISYANGQSQYVYQYYFDKDDGFGTNEFNGGCEPCALSLGNGSFGFPSINGIVYFNPLQVRVNLPTNPLHVDQIMVDTNVLPMRDTIQLPHAFQRLQVFTSSAYFGNQANLQCSYRLFLEGESGLAPWLDMNAGEVLNFNSLPSGDYILELRKINGFGLNNFTVSKIFISVQPAYYETTWFRIAMLLVILGSMVLYIRWRLKRVSMKNKILEKKVSERTATLHEALEHLTRSEQLLKRQAYMQERLIAAISHDVRTPLKYLQDRLNSNDGNLDRFDREITTASISEMMHLVENIIEYMKSQIGSGSGSLELTGLHGLIEGKLSMFQPLVQAKDIKVVNGIDPGLAVYINRQLLSIVIHNLLDNSLKYMQTGVLRISASAAGEQLQIVIEDEGRGMPPVYIEWIEQYQVENANNKQFPPGKGIGMLLVLDLLVILNGKLNARLKDDGRGTVFTLDFQVFDQGK, from the coding sequence ATGCAATGGAATAATTTATCACCCGTAAACCTTTTACCTGGTCACAAGAATATTGCGATTCTAATAGTTATTCTATTTACCGGGTTACTTCATGTTTCCCCGTTAAAAGCCCAATTGCGAATACCGGGCTATGCCGTAGAACATTATACGGATGAGAACGGTTTGGTACAGAATAGTATCAATTTTATCGCTGCCTCGAACAGCGGCCATATCTGGGCGGCTACGGAAGGGGGGCTGCTCCGTTTCGATGGAAGAAATTTCGTGTATTATGATAAAAGAAACCTTGCATTGAAAAGTTCGAGGATGTCCGCAATGTTCCCGGGTACCGATGGGTCCGATCTCTATTGTATTACTGCTCAAAACGATTTAATCAGTATTAAAAATGCTACTGCAACAGTGTATGGTAAGGAGTTAAAGCCTTATAAATATTGCGAGATGTCTGATACTTTAGATCATTGGATACTCCGCTCCCAACCTGACCTCTATATTAATTTTAGCGATGATAGCGAGATGTGGGTGCCCGTTGGGCCTAATCAATATTACCGGATAACAAGTGAAGCAATTATTTCGGAGCGAATCGATTCTTTAAGTGGAAAAACTGGGCAATTTTTTAGCATCCCCTATGATAAAAATTGGTTGATAAGCCGCTTTTTTGTATTGGATCAGGCGCTATTTTACCTTGCTAAAGATGGTAACTTATTAAAGATCGAGAATGGCAGCACCCGGGAAATTACCTTGAAACTACCGGGGTATTCCAAAACTGAACAAGATGAATCAACGGTATATTGGAACTTTCCCGCGGGGCAGGTTTTTTTGAGGATCGGTCATTCCTTGTATTTTCTAAATAAAGATGCTTCGGGTTCCTACTTATGGGAAGAGCTGATGCATGGTGTTGACTTTAATGCAAAATTGATTTTCGATATTTTTTATGATAAGGAACATGCTAGGGTATTTTTGGGCAGCAAAACGAAAGGCTTGTACGTCTGTACCAAGAAACAATTTACAACCTTGTTACAAGGGGATGAAGACCAGGTTTACTACGCTTTAGCCCCCTTCGGAGATTCGATGATTTTTTCACCCAAGGGCTATTTATTTGCACCGGGGAAGGGCGCCAGGGAAATTGGGATCATCGATAGCTTGGGCTTAGTAAATCAACTTTTCACTATTACAAAAGATCATGGTGGAAATTTCTGGTTAAAGAATAATAATGAAATCGTAGCGCTAAATCCTGGGTTAAACAAACTCTTATGGCGGCATGAGTTCCGTGATTTTAAATATATCAAGCAGATTTTCGTAGATGAAGCAGATGACCTTTATATTAGTTTCAAATATGAAGGTTTATACAAGATGCCCACAACAGGACCTTACGGCAGGATTGAACCTGTTGATACCAGGTTAAAAGATATAGATTTTATAGCTTCCGATCCCGGTAAAGAATTGTGGGTCGGTACCAACAAGGGCTTATATATTTATAATAAACAAACGGGAGCTTTAGATACTTTGCATGCTTTCGACGGTATGATGTTGAGAAGTATGCAGCAATTTGCTCCCGGTAGCTGGATTGTTACTACTTACGGAAAAGGCGCTTTCATCGTAAAAGACAGGCAAGTAATTGCCATCCCTCTGGATAGGAAGCAATATTTATTATATTCCCATTGTGCATTGTTTGATAGCAATGGTTATTGTTGGATTTCCACGAATAAGGGTTTATTTAAAATGTCTTTACAGGATTTGATCTCGTATGCCAATGGTCAAAGCCAGTATGTATACCAATATTACTTTGATAAGGATGATGGTTTTGGCACGAATGAATTTAACGGCGGATGTGAGCCATGTGCCTTAAGTTTAGGTAACGGTTCATTCGGTTTTCCGAGTATCAACGGGATCGTGTATTTTAATCCCTTGCAAGTACGGGTGAACCTGCCAACTAATCCTTTACATGTTGATCAAATTATGGTCGATACCAACGTACTCCCGATGCGCGATACAATCCAGTTGCCCCATGCATTCCAGCGGTTACAGGTATTTACCAGTTCTGCCTATTTCGGGAACCAGGCGAACTTGCAATGTAGTTACAGGTTGTTCCTGGAAGGGGAATCCGGGTTAGCACCATGGCTGGATATGAATGCCGGTGAAGTGTTAAATTTCAATAGTTTACCCAGCGGCGATTATATTCTCGAATTGCGGAAGATCAACGGTTTTGGGCTTAATAATTTTACCGTTAGCAAGATATTTATCAGTGTTCAACCGGCTTATTATGAAACGACTTGGTTCAGGATTGCCATGCTCCTGGTGATCTTGGGTTCGATGGTATTGTATATTCGGTGGAGGCTGAAAAGAGTTTCTATGAAGAATAAAATTCTCGAGAAGAAAGTTTCTGAAAGAACTGCCACCTTGCACGAAGCCCTGGAGCACCTTACCCGGTCGGAGCAATTATTAAAACGCCAGGCATATATGCAAGAACGCTTAATTGCCGCTATCTCGCACGATGTCCGCACCCCGTTAAAGTATCTTCAGGACCGGTTGAATAGCAATGATGGTAACCTCGATAGATTTGACCGTGAAATAACCACCGCGAGCATTTCGGAGATGATGCATCTCGTTGAAAATATTATCGAATACATGAAATCCCAGATTGGTAGCGGCTCAGGGAGCTTAGAGTTAACGGGTTTGCACGGCTTGATTGAAGGGAAGTTGTCGATGTTCCAACCCCTGGTCCAGGCCAAAGATATCAAGGTCGTCAATGGTATCGATCCGGGTTTAGCTGTTTATATAAACCGGCAACTTTTATCGATCGTAATTCATAACCTGCTGGATAATTCGTTAAAATATATGCAAACCGGCGTATTGCGGATCTCGGCATCGGCAGCCGGAGAGCAGCTACAAATTGTAATAGAAGATGAGGGTAGGGGAATGCCTCCGGTTTATATCGAATGGATTGAACAGTACCAGGTGGAAAATGCCAATAACAAACAATTCCCGCCGGGGAAAGGAATCGGGATGTTGTTAGTCCTCGATTTGTTAGTTATTTTGAATGGAAAATTGAATGCCAGGTTGAAAGACGATGGGCGGGGTACTGTATTTACACTGGATTTCCAAGTTTTCGATCAAGGCAAATAA